The nucleotide sequence ACAAAATTTTTTGCCCTATAAACGCTCCAGTCAGATAAGCCGTATTTCTGGTTATTTGCGCCCCTTCTTGCATATAGTTCTTATATTTTAGCTGATTTTGCAGTAAAAGACAATATTTCTTAAAAATGGTAAAATAACAAAATAAATTTATGGAAACAAACTCTTATAACAATAAAGACGCCACGAGATATTATATTAAAGACCGGCAACGATTTGGCTGGAGAAATAGGGGCGAAAGAGTTGTAAAATTTACACCCATAAAAGAAGGGTGGACGGTTTTAGATTTATGTTGCGGACCCGGTTTTACGGCAAAAGTCATTCGCGAACAAATTGGCAAAGAAGGAGAAATAGTCGGCATTGATAATTCCAAACTCTTTATTAAATATGCTAGGAAATTTTGTAGTTTTAAAAATGCTAAATTTAAACACGGAGACGTTCAAAGTTTAAATAAACTAATAGGTATCCGAAAGTTTGATGTTGTGTTGCTTTTAGCTTCGTGGCTGTGGATAAAAAATAAAAAAGCATTGCTTAAAAAAATTGAGAGAGCCCTGGGACCCGATGGGAGATTTGTATTAAGTTTAACTAGTGATAATTTACTTCATAAAAAAACAAGAAAATTTTATTGGCAATTCAGAAAGAATCTTAAGGAAGCTATTGAAAACCAATATCCAGATATAAATCATAGATATTTAGATGATTTGCCAAATTTAAACGCAAAGTATTTAAAAGAAGCTATTTCACTAATAAAAAAGGCTGGCTTTAACCATTTGAATATTTATGAGGTTAAGAGAAATTTTACTAAAAACGATAAATTGTTTACTTATAAAAATTCCGCCCGAACAGAATGGTTAAGGGGATTACTACCTAAAGATAGGTTTAAAATTATTAAAAAGGCCCTAATAAAAACTTTTTCTGATTTAAAATTATCTGCAATACAAAGGCATACTTACTATATTGTTTTTAAAAAAATTAAAGCAAAAAAGGCCTAAGTGATTTTTAACAGGGGTCCTTTGATAAGTCTTGTAATTTTAATTTATATATGTTAGAATAAAAACGAGATAATCTTTTAATAATTTTCCATTTGAGGAGGGTTCAAGATGGACAGAAAGCTACTAAAAGAGTGGGATGAGTCACTCCCTGATAATTTTGATGAGGTTTTGGAAGGAAGATTATTGGCGGAATCAGAAAGGTGGCTTCAAACATGTCATCTTTCTGCGGAAGCAAAAAGTAACATTCATCAAAGGTTGATGCAAAAACGCCAGGAACTCATGAAAGCCGCTTAAAAAAGTGGCTTTTTAAATTTGGCAAATACAGCTTATATTAGATAATTAACATCCCATCGCCGAAAGAAAAGAATTTACAATTTTTTTTGATAGCTTTTTTGTATACTGATAAAAGTTTTTCTCTGCCTATCAGCGCGGCAACGAGCATCAGTAAACTGGATTGTGGTACATGAAAATTGGTGATTAGCCCGTCTATAGATTTAAATTTATAGCCTTCACTGATAAATAAATCTGTGGTTCCGGACAATTTTTTGATTTTCCCTTGTTTGCCAACCGCCGATTCCAAGGTTCTAACCACGGTAGTCCCTACTCCAATAACCGGTCGCCCCGACTTTTTTACTTTAGTCAAAAAATTTGCGGTGTTCCTGTCTATTTTATAATACTCTTTGTGCAGTCGTCCGGATAAGATGTTCTCTTCGGTAAGCGGGGCAAAAGTCCCGAGATTAACGTGTAAAGTAATAAAGACAGTTTTAATCCCTTGTTTTTTGAGTTTTGTCAAAAGCCGTTTGGTAAAATGCAAAGAAGCTGTAGGCGCCGCGACTGAACCCGGTTCGCGGGCAAAAATTGTTTGATATTGTTTTTTGATTTCCCTTGGTGTAAGCGGCGAGTTCTTAATATACGGTGGTATAGGGGCCTCACCTTTTTCATTCAATACCGCAAAAAATTTTTTAAACAAGAATGACGGCTTCAAGAAATAATATTTACCTTTTTGTTTAATTACCCTTAAGGGCATACTTTTATCTAAATACAAAACGGAAGGGATATTTATTTTGCGGTCAGCCATAACTTTCAAAACATTTTTCTCTTTACTTAAATATAAAATACGCACCTTACCGCCAGTATCTTTTTTTAAAGTAAGTCGCGCTGGGATAACTTTTGTTTCATTAAAAACCAAAACCGCCCGGGGCGGGAGATATTTTGGCAGATTAGAAAAAGTGTCCCAAAAAATTGCGCCGTCCTTTCTTCTATAAATCAAAAGTTTGGCTTTATCACGAGGAGAAGCCGGTTTTTGAGCGATTAATTTTTTCGGAAGTTTATAATCGTATCTTTTTAAAAACGCTTCAAGATTTTGTGTAGGCATATCTTGTATTATACCAGATTGAGAGGAAGAATTAGTTTAAAAACCGTCCGATAAAATCAGGCGGTTTTTGTATTAAATTAGATTAATTTTAATTCCCGTAAGTTAATTTTTATCCGCATTTTTAACGTTTGGCCCATTGCGGCGCGCGGCGAGCTCTCTTTAGGCCGGGTTTCTTTCTTTCTTTAACTCTTGGGTCTCTGGTTAAAAATCCTTCCGCTCGCAATACGGCCTTAAATTCCTCTGGTTTTAATGCTATTAAAGCCCTGGAAATACCATGTCTTACAGCTTCAGATTGACCGTGGACTCCACCGCCGTTAATTATAACGGAAACATCAACCTTCTTATCAAGGCCGACCAGTTTGAGTGGGGCCAATACATTGCGTTGCTGTTCAACTCTCGGAAAATGTTGTGTGTAATCCTTCCCGTTTATTTTAATCTCACCTTTGCCTTTCTCATATAAACGAACTCGCGCCGTAGCGCTTTTCCTCCGCCCCACTCCGTAAAAATATTTGCGCGCGTCTTTAATTGTTTCCGTAGTTTTTATCGCCATAACTATTTAATAATTAAACGTTTAATCATTTCGTTTCTTAAGGTATTCTTCGGCAACATTCCCCAAACTGCTTTTTTCAGGGCCTCGGCCATGGAGATATCTTTTAACTTTTTAGCTTTTAATCCGCCCAAATAAAGCGAAGTGTGATAATATGTTTTTTGAGTTAATTTTTTACCAGTGACTTTTATTTTGTCAGAGTTGCTAACTTCAACAAAATCCCCGCCGTCAACATTGGGGACAAAACTCGCTTTATTTTTTCCGCGTAAAATCATAGCGATTGTGCTTGCCAATCGTCCGAGGATTTTACCGGTAGCGTCTAGTTTGTAAATTTTTCGTGCTATCTTTTTTACCATAATATTATACAAATTCTATTTTTGCCATTCTGGCTCCATCGCCCTTGCGGGGAATTATTTTAGTAATTCTTGTATATCCACCCTTTCTGTCTTTATAACGAGGAGCTAAATCTTCAAGTATCTTTTTAACCGCGCTTTCCGTATAAAGAATGCTTAAAAGCTCGCGGCGAACCGTTAGATTGTTTCTTTTTCCTTTGGTGATAAGTTTTTCCACGAAAGGTCTTAAGGCTTTAGCTTTGGCTTCGGTCGTTTTTATCTTTTCATACAAAATAAAACTAGTCGCCAAGGAACGTAATAGCGCTCCCCGCGCCGCTTTCGCTCTATCCAAAATTTTGCCCCGCTTTAGATGTCGCATAAATATTATTTTTTCGCTTTAGCAGTTTTTTTTACAGCTTTCTTTTTTGTTTCTTTTTTCTCATTTTTTTCTTCTTCCCCTTTATCATCACTATTTTCTTCTTTAATTTCTCCCTTATCAGCAGATGCCTTTTTCTTTGATTTATTCTCATTTACCAAATCCATCAAAAGATTAAAATGGTTAAGTAAAATTTGAACGGACTGTTTAAAGGCCTCCTCCGGAGAGATGGTTCCATCAGTAACCACCTCTAAAATCAATTTATCGTAGTTTGTAATCTGACCAACGCGGACATTCTCCGTTTTAAACCCCACATTTTTAGCCGGAGAAAATATGGAATCAATGGCGATTTCCCCTATTTCTAAATTTTTTCTGTCTCTCATTTCAGTAGTGATATAACCACGGCCTTGGCTAACGGTAATTTCCATATCTAATTCGGCATCTTTATCGGTCAAGGTGGCAATATGAAGGTTTTTATTGATAATTTCCACGTCGGACGATTTTGAGATATCATCAGCAGTAACCTCTTTCTCACCCTTTACTTTTAAATTTAATTTAACCGGTTCTTCGCTAAAAACTTTTAAACGCAATTGTTTTAGGTTTAAAATTATTTCAATCACATCTTCTAAAACGTGAGGAATCGCCGAAAATTCATGGTCAACACCCTTAACTTTAAAACTGGTCACCGCCGCTCCCGGCAAAGAAGACAGTAAAACTCTTCGTAAGGCGTTTCCTAAAGTCAAACCATAACCAAAATAACAAGGGGAGATTGTAAAAATCGCTTTATTTTCCTCCTTGCTTTTAGTTATTTCAACTTGCGAAGGCAAAATTATATTTTCCATAAGTTGAAAATTATTTTTTGATTATCGAGAATAAAACTCAATAATCATTTTAGTATTAATAATTCCCCTTAATTTATCATCTACCGGATCTTTGACAACTTTGGCGGACGCTTCTTTGTCATCCCAACTTAACCAGTCAGGAATATTTTCCGGTTTAATATTTTTAATTGTCTCGGCAAAGATATTTTTCTTTTTTGAATTTTCTTTTACTTTGATAACATCGCCGGTCCTGACGCTGAAAGAAGGTATATCCGCTCTTTTGTTGTTGACGGTAAAATGCGCGTGAGCGACTAATTGTCTGGCGAGGTTGCGCGATTTAGCCAGCCCCAAACGATAAATAACATTGTCCAGGCGCGTTTCCAATAAACGAAGCAGATTATCGCCGGTAACGCCTTTAGTCGTGACAGCTTTCTTACAATAATTACGAAATTGTCTTTCTAAAAGACCGTACATGCGTTTAGCCTGCTGTTTTTCCCTAAGCTGAATACCATAGCCGGTCAATCTCGGCTGACCTTTAACTCCATGCATTCCCGGCGGGTAATTACGCTTAATCAGGGGACATTTAGAAGAAGAACACTTGTCTCCTTTTAGAAAAAGTTTTTTCCCTTCTCGGCGGCATTGTTTGCATTTTTCGTTTAAATTTCTGGCCATACTTTATACTCTCCTCGCTCTTCTGGGACGGCAACCGTTATGAGGTATCGGAGTTGTATCCTTAATTAATAAAAGATTAAAACCATTGGCATTAAGAGCGCGAATAGCCGCTTCTCTTCCGGCGCCGACTCCTTTGACAAAAACATTCAAATCCTTTAAGCCATAGGGTCTGACTTTTTCTGAAACACTGGCTACTATGATTCCCGCGGCGTAAGGAGTCGCTTTCTTGGGCCCCCTAAATCCGCAAATGCCAGCGCTGGACCAACCCAAAACATTTCCGTTTTGGTCGGTAATCGTGACAATAGTATTATTATATGTTGATTGGATGTAAGCCCTGCCTTGAGTAACTTGCTTAACCGGTTTTTTTGCTTTCTTCACTTTTTTTTCTTTACCATCTGCTTCCGACTTTTCTTTGGCTACCGGAGCTACCGCAGCGGCGGCAGCGGCTTCAGAAGAAAAAAAATCTTTTTCCTCATCAACTTTAATTGTATTTTTAGAAACTTCTTCCATAAAAAATAAATTATGTTTTCTGGCCAGCCGGTTTTTTACCGCTGCCCATAGTTCTTCTGGTGTTACCTCTCACGGTTCTGGAATTAGTTTTAGTTCTCTGTCCGCGAACCGGCAAACCTTTATGATGGCGGGAACCGCGGTAAGAGCCAATCTCTTTCAACCTTTTTATATTACTCATAATATCACGGCGTAATTCTCCTTCAACGCGATATTCTTTTTCTATAATACTGCGTAATTTATTAACTTCATCATCAGTCAAGTTTTTAACTCGGGTATCCGGATTCACTTTAGTCCTTTTTAAAATATCCCGCGCGTTATTTATACCAATTCCATAAATATAGCTAAGCGCTACTTCTACTCTTTTATTGATTGGAATGTTGACTCCGGCTATTCTTGCCATATGGTTTATCCTTGTCTTTGTTTATGTTTAGGAATTTTACAAATAACACAAACGCGCCCCTTGCGGCGGACGATTTTGCAATCTTTACAAATTTTTTTAACAGAAGCGCGAACTTTCATAATTAAAATCTATAAGTAATTCGTCCCTTAGTTAAATCATACGGCGTCATTTCCACTCTTACTTTATCACCCATCAACAGCCTGATTTTATTCATTCTCATTTTTCCGGAAAGATGCCCTAAAATTTCATGGCCGTTATCCAATTTAACTTTAAAGGAAGCGGCAGGTAATAATTCTATTACCTCCCCCTCCATTTCTAACAAATCTTGATTATTTTTTGAAACCATTTTTAAGTAAAAAAAATAGGGCTATCTTTTTATCAGTTATCCACAGTTATGCGGATTTATTCTAATCTTACAGTAATTTTGGAATACCGTCAAGATATTTAGCCCGCTTTTTAAAAGTAAGCTTATTATATATTTTTCTCTAATTAGTGTCAAGGGCGAATTTTACGGCTAAAATTAGCTAAAAAATTATTCTAAGATTGCTTTTATCCTGCGGATTCCGGCGCTGGAGGCCTCTTCTTTGATAATCTTAAAATGTCCAAGTTCACCGGTGTTACTGACGTGCGGACCGCCGCAAATTTCCCGACTAAAAGGGGGTTCCGAACAAACAGAGGAATTATCCCCCACAGTATAGACTTTCACCTTGTCTCCATATTTATATTCAAACAAACCAATGGCGCCCTCCTTCTTTGCTTCTTCAACTGTTTTAATATCACAATTAATCGGCAGTTTCTTTTTTATCTGTTCGTTAACTAAATTTTCCACTTCCATAATTTCCTGCGGAGTCATTTTTTGCGGATGGACAAAATCAAATCTCAAACGTTCCTCGGTGATATTACTGCCGCGCTGTTCCACGTGGTCGCCCAAAACTTGACGCAGGGCGGCATGTAAAAGATGTGTGGCGGTGTGAAGTTTTTTAACTTGCTCCGACGCATCTGCCAACCCGCCCTTAAATTGCCCGACGGAAGCCGTGCGGGAAAGTTCTTGGTGCTTTTTAAATTCTTCGTTAAATTCCGCTTCCTCAATCTTTAACCCCTTTTCTCTAGCTAATTCTTTTGTAAGTTCCAGGGGAAAACCGTAAGTAGAAAAAAGATTAAAAGCATCCTTGCCGGAAATTTTTTCTAATTTTTTGAATTCTTTCAATCCCTTTTCTAAGGTTTTAGCAAATTTCTCCTCTTCCTTTTGCAATTCATGCAAAATCCTTTTTTTATTTTTTTCTAATTCCGAATAGATGTCTTTCATTTGGTTTATTACCACCTCAGCGACTTTAGAAGTAAAAAATTCTTCAATGCCAATCTGTTTACCATAACGCACAGTGCGTCGAATCAAACGACGTAATACATACCCTTGCCCAAGATTTGATGGTTCAATACCTCGTTCATCACTAAGAAGAAATGTCGCAGCACGAACGTGATCAGCGACGATACGAAACGATCTTACAATCTCTGTGGAATTATGAACACCATCATTTCCCCAAACTAAAGGTTGTGTTTTACTCTTTGATTTTACAATTGCATTATGATTATCGTAATCTACACCAGAAAGACGCCTTATTTCATTAAAGATCTCCTTAAATTCATCTATCTCGTAAACACTTTTTTTATCGTTCAAAATCGCCACGGTTCGTTCCAGCCCCATTCCCGTATCAATATTTTTCTGTTTTAATTCTTCATATTTACCGTCTGCAGTTTTATTGTACTGCATAAAAACATCGTTCCAAATTTCTACCCAATCATTTGGATTTTCTCCGGGATTGCCGTGCGGCTCGCCTTCTCCAACCCAATAAAACATTTCCGTATCAGGACCGCACGGACCGGTTTTTCCCGCCGGCCCCCACCAATTGTCCTTTTTGCCCAATCTAGCTATCCGCTCTTCGGATAAGCCCAAACTTTTCCAAATATCATAGGCCTCTTTATCAAAAACCACATCTTCATCGCCAACAAACACGGAAACGGCGATTTTATCTTTATCCAACCCTAACCATTTCTTTGCGGTCAAAAATTCCCAAGACATTTCTATCGCTTCTTTTTTAAAATAGTCGCCGAGAGACCAATTGCCAAGCATCTCAAAAAAAGTCAGATGCCAATCATCGCCTACTTCGTCAATATCGCCAGTGCGAACACATTTTTGAACATTAACCAATCGTTTACCGGCCGGATGTTCTTCACCAAGTAAAAACGGCACCAACGGGTGCATACCGGCAGTGGTAAAAAGCACTGTCGGGTCATTTTCCGGAATTAAAGAAGCCGAAGGGATAACTTTATGCCCCTTTTCTTCAAAAAATTTCAGATATTTTTTGCGTAGTTCGTCGGTAGTCATAATACTCAAATTGTACTATAAAAACCTATTTAAGGCAAGAAAAACTGCTGTTTTATAGTGATTTTTCCGACTTTTTAGGTCGCCTATTGACAGATTTTTAAGGATATGCTAAAGTAACACCACAAGATATTATTTTGTTCGTGCCTGTTGTGGTCCCCAGCGCTGTGGTCATTTTATAAAGCACGCTATTATTTAATGGCCGTTATAAGTGCTGCATAACCTATTACAGGCTTTGTGGGGGAACCCTTGCCCGCTACCTAGGTATCCTTCGCTATCGTGCAATGCGGAGAGACAAACTAGAGCGGGCTTTTTATTTTTTTAAAAAAACCAGAAGTAATTTCTCCTGGTTTTTTCTTGGTATTTTTCTGCTTATTCCTCTTAATTCTTTACTCCGCGCTTAAACTCCTTGTACTTTTCTAACACTGCCTGGTCAAATCTTTTATCAGCTTCTTCGCATTGAGTTGCGAGCTTTTGACTTTGAGGAACTGGTAAAAAAGTACTTTTCAGGGGTTTCCTTAATTCTTCAAACTTCTTTTTATCCATAATTCTACCCTCCTTCCTTATGTATAGTATACCATTTGTAAATTTATAAGCAAATTTTGTCCTTCTGAGTAAGACATGGCATTCACGAACGCCATGTTAAGAAAAAACCACCGTTTTACGGTGGTCTATTGGCTCGGTATCTTTCTCTAATTCTTCTCCGCCTTTCTCTTAGATATTCCTCATATCTTATTCTAATTTCGTCAATAAACGGTTTTAGTAATAGTTTAAAGGGAAATACAAGTAGAAAAGCTAGGCCCGCAAAAACTCCAGGCAAGGGACTTTTAATGCCCAAGTACTGGCAACCTTTTGAAAGGGCTATCAACATAAATACAATCGCGACGATCAAAACGGCGATTCTGTTATCAGCGGCAGTATTAGCCAATTGTAAATGTTCCAATTTTAAACCTCCTGTAAAATTAATAGTTCAATTTATTATAACAAACGTTGACGGTTTTGTCAATGCCATTCATAAAAGGACCCCTCAATGATTTTTCATTGAGGGGTTTACCCCATGCAGAGGCAACAAAGCCGATACGCTGTATTCTGGAGCTTGGCTATCGGTGAATTAAGTATAACATTACTACAAAGATAACCGTCGGTGATATTATTTTTCCCTTTTTTCGATTTCTAACCAGTACCGCTTGCTACTCTTCTTATGAATTCCGGTTGTTTCTTTTTCTGCTCTGATCGCCTGTTTTCGAGCCCATTTTTCAACTTCTTCAGAAGTACGAGTATGGCTTAGCTTTTCATTTCTTCGACTCATTGTTGCTCCTTCTCAGTCTTTTCATCCAATTTTGGGCAGGAAAAATGCCCGTTATCGGGTGGTTAATAATTTATGAACGAACTCTTATTTACGTACACCAATCTGGAAATCTCCCTTCATGGTTGTGAGCTTCATAGTAGCTAACTGCCTTGAGTACTGCCTCCCTTTCTTGTTTTGGCAGGGCGATAAGGCGGTCAAAAAGCTCGGTCCTTTCTTTTATCCCCCCTTTTGTAAATCTTAGTTTAGATTTACAGAAAAATTCCTTTAAGTCAACCCTTTTTTCATTTTTTATCATTATAGCATATCCTTCATAATTTGTCAAGTATTTCAAGGAGTTAAGCCGCTTTTCTTTCATTTTTAGCCAAAAATCAGCTGATATTAAAAATAAAAAAGCCCGCTGTTCTCGAACTGAGATTTCAACGGGCTTTATTGTATTCAACTTAATCATTCTGCTGGACTGAATTTTCTTGAATTCCCAGCCCAGCCGCTATTTGCGGGGTGGGTATTTCATTTATTTTGGTCGCACAACCTCCTTTTTGCGACCTGTATGTGCAAGAGCCAGTATTTATTGACTTTTTATCACTCCCCCGCCCAAACATTCGCCATTTTTATAAATCACCAGCGACTGGCCGGGAGTTAAAGCTCTTTGCGGACGAGCGAATATAACTTTAAAATCTTTTTTATCTTTTTTTAAAATCGCTTTCTCTAATCTTTGCCTATGCCTTGCTCGAGTTAATACTGACAATGGAATTTTAGGCATCGCGCCACTTATCCAATGCATTTCCTTTATTCTTGCTTGGCGGCTAAAAAGCAAAGTGTCCTTGGGATTACTGGTCACAATCAACTTTTTTGATTTAAAATTTTTACTTACCACAAAATATGGTCCACTGCCACCGATATTCAATCCCGCGCGCTGTCCGATGGTAAAATATTCTAAACCGTCGTGTTTGCCTAAAACCTTACCCTTAATGTCAACGATATCACCGCGAGTAAATTTTAAATACTTTTTCAAAAATTCCCGCATATTTACTTCACCGACAAAACAAATACCCACGCTGTCTTTTTTCTCCGCGGTAATAAACCCATAGCATCTTGCGATATTACGCACTTCCGGTTTGGTTAAATTCCCCAGCGGAAACAATGTCTTGCTTAAAATCTTTTGATTAAGAATGTGAATAAAATATGTTTGGTCTTTTTCTTTATCTTTGGGAATCATTAGGCGATACTGCAGCTCATTTACCATTTGCTGTTTGCCGACTTTAGCATAATGACCGGTGGCAATTAAATCCGCTCCATCTTTTATCGCTTTTTTTAAAAATAATTTAAACTTCACTTCCTTATTGCACATTATATCCGGATTGGGCGTTCGGCCATGTTTATATTCCCGAATAAGATACTTCAAAACCTTTTTTCTATACTCCCTCTCAAAATCGTAGGTCTTAAACGGTATGCCAAGTTTGGCCGCCACGCGCATCGCGTCCTGCCTCTCCGCCACCCAATTACATTCTCCACCTAATTTTTTAGTGTTGGACCAATTTTTCATAAAAACGCCGGTGACGTCATAACCTTGTTTTTTTAGCAATAACGCCGCCACCGAGGAATCCACCCCGCCAGATAAGCCGACGAAAACCTTTTTTCCTTTATTCGATTTGGATAATTTGGTAACCATATTTATCAACGTCCTCTTTGCTCCAAAAATTAACATCCTTAGTTCTTAAAACACAAGAAACTTTTTTCTTGATTTCTCTGCCGGTATATTCCCTTGTTTCCGGATTCCATTCACGAAGCAAAAGTTCGTCACCTTCATTAACCGTAAAATCGCCTAAACGAAGTTCAAATTTTTTACTGCCACTTACTACGTCTTCAAAATATCTCGGCCAAATCTTTTTTTCTATAACCATAATTTTATATCAGCAAGATAGCCATCACCAAAATCAATACCAGCAAAAACATCCAAATCATGGTATGGCCCAAATAAATAAATCCTTCCTTAACATCTTTTTTAAAAAATAAATACGCCGGAATGCCAAAAACCAGCACTCCGCACACAGAAACAGAAAAAACCAAGAGTCCTAATACCAAAACAATGTTAAGAATGGAATCGCCGGCAACATTTTTGCCCATCCAATTCATAAAAAAAGCCATTAACGCACAATATAAAAGGGTTACAATAGCCGAAAGTAACCCGCCCCACATGGGTTTTTGAACCAGTTTTGTGCACATAATTTTATTATTATTTATAATTTATCCCTCGCTTTTTTAAAAACGAAGGGTAGAAATATCTTAAATAATCTTATTGTTCACGCCGGTGACGCAGAGAATTCAGCGAAATTTCCTCTGCGTTATCATCAACTTTTAATATCGGCTCCACTTTGTAGGTTTTTTGGGCCGGTAAGGGTTTTTTGTCTTCGCGTTCCAAAGACGCCAGTTGTTCCCTTAATAATTGAGTTTTATCCCGCCGACTTCTGGCTTTAGCTAAACATTCCCGGCAATAAACCGGACGCACGCCGTCGGGCTTGAAATTTACCATTATCTCCGCCCCACATTCGGCACATTTTGCTGGATATTGGACAATGTCTTTTTTCTCTATTCTTCCGCCCTCTCCTCCTTCGCCCTCCTTTTCTCTTCTGATATTTTCTTTCGCTTCTTCACTAATACTCCAACGCATAATTTTTTCTTCCACTACCGACCGCGGTTTGGTATAACGTTCTCTGGAAACTTTAATAATCTTTTCCCTATTCTCCTGGCGCTTGGCAATCGGCGGCAAGGTGGTGGCGGAAAAAGGCATGGTAGCCACGCCGTCAACCATCAGTTTTAGATAAACATCGTATTTTGTCAGGTTAACCAAATCCTGTTCGGTGAATTGTGGAGCGAACTCTTTTTCCAAGACCTCGGCATCGGCGGCGCCGACGCGAAAACAGACCAGCGTGCCGACGTTGCCAAAAACCGCGGCCTGAACCTTTTCATCAAGCTGTTCAATATACTGATGACCGACTATTAAATTCAAATGATATTTGCGGGCTTCCGACAGAACATTGGCGAAAGATTCGGTGGAAAAATTCTGGAACTCGTCAATATAAAGATAAAAATCCGGCCGGTCCTCTTCCGGCATATCAATTCTTTCCATGGCCGCCAACTGAATTTTGGTAATCATCATCGCGCCGAGCAAAGAAGAATTATCCTCACCCATTCTGCCCTTGGAAACATTCAAAATTAAAATTTTCCGGTTATCCATAATATCGCGGATGTCAATGGTGGATTTCACCTGGCCGACGACATTGCGAATCAAAGGGCTAGATAAAAACTGCCCGACCTTATTTTGAATCGGAGAAATAACTTCCTGTAAAACCCTTTCATTCCATTTGGAATACTCATCAACCCAAAAAGACCTGACCACGGGGTCGGTAATATTATTGATGACTTTTTTGCGGAAAGATTTGTCGGTTAAAATTCTCATTACGCCGAGCAAAGTGCTTCCCGGATAATCCAGCAATGCCAAAATGGCATTTCTCAAAATATACTCCAAGCGTGGTCCCCAGGAATCAGCCCAAATCTTTTTGAAAATTCCGATAAGCCCCGAAGCGATTAAATGCTGTTGGGCCACGTCAACTTTCTCCAAAACATTAAAAGCAATCGGATATTCCATATCCGCCGGATTGAAATAAATCACATCGTTTATCCTGGTGGGCGGAATAAAATCCAAAATTTTTTCGGCCATATCACCATGCGGGTCAACAACCGCCACGCCTTGGCCACTCATTATGTCCTGCACCACCATATTTTCAATTAAAGTCGTTTTGCCCATGCCGGTTTTACCAATTACATACATATGCCGTCGGCGGTCGTCGGTTCTTATGCCAAATCTGACCTTTTTATTGCGAAAATTAGTTGTGGCAAAAAAATTTATCTTTTCGGCCATATTATTCAATCTCTATTGGTAAATTATCCGGCGTTTCCCCGGCTGACTCATCTCCCCCGCCTTTTTCTTTGAATAAATTTTCTTCTTCAAACGGCAAACCCGCCGGCGGTT is from Patescibacteria group bacterium and encodes:
- a CDS encoding class I SAM-dependent methyltransferase, with amino-acid sequence METNSYNNKDATRYYIKDRQRFGWRNRGERVVKFTPIKEGWTVLDLCCGPGFTAKVIREQIGKEGEIVGIDNSKLFIKYARKFCSFKNAKFKHGDVQSLNKLIGIRKFDVVLLLASWLWIKNKKALLKKIERALGPDGRFVLSLTSDNLLHKKTRKFYWQFRKNLKEAIENQYPDINHRYLDDLPNLNAKYLKEAISLIKKAGFNHLNIYEVKRNFTKNDKLFTYKNSARTEWLRGLLPKDRFKIIKKALIKTFSDLKLSAIQRHTYYIVFKKIKAKKA
- the queA gene encoding tRNA preQ1(34) S-adenosylmethionine ribosyltransferase-isomerase QueA — protein: MPTQNLEAFLKRYDYKLPKKLIAQKPASPRDKAKLLIYRRKDGAIFWDTFSNLPKYLPPRAVLVFNETKVIPARLTLKKDTGGKVRILYLSKEKNVLKVMADRKINIPSVLYLDKSMPLRVIKQKGKYYFLKPSFLFKKFFAVLNEKGEAPIPPYIKNSPLTPREIKKQYQTIFAREPGSVAAPTASLHFTKRLLTKLKKQGIKTVFITLHVNLGTFAPLTEENILSGRLHKEYYKIDRNTANFLTKVKKSGRPVIGVGTTVVRTLESAVGKQGKIKKLSGTTDLFISEGYKFKSIDGLITNFHVPQSSLLMLVAALIGREKLLSVYKKAIKKNCKFFSFGDGMLII
- the rpsI gene encoding 30S ribosomal protein S9; its protein translation is MAIKTTETIKDARKYFYGVGRRKSATARVRLYEKGKGEIKINGKDYTQHFPRVEQQRNVLAPLKLVGLDKKVDVSVIINGGGVHGQSEAVRHGISRALIALKPEEFKAVLRAEGFLTRDPRVKERKKPGLKRARRAPQWAKR
- the rplM gene encoding 50S ribosomal protein L13; the protein is MVKKIARKIYKLDATGKILGRLASTIAMILRGKNKASFVPNVDGGDFVEVSNSDKIKVTGKKLTQKTYYHTSLYLGGLKAKKLKDISMAEALKKAVWGMLPKNTLRNEMIKRLIIK
- the rplQ gene encoding 50S ribosomal protein L17, with product MRHLKRGKILDRAKAARGALLRSLATSFILYEKIKTTEAKAKALRPFVEKLITKGKRNNLTVRRELLSILYTESAVKKILEDLAPRYKDRKGGYTRITKIIPRKGDGARMAKIEFV
- a CDS encoding DNA-directed RNA polymerase subunit alpha; amino-acid sequence: MENIILPSQVEITKSKEENKAIFTISPCYFGYGLTLGNALRRVLLSSLPGAAVTSFKVKGVDHEFSAIPHVLEDVIEIILNLKQLRLKVFSEEPVKLNLKVKGEKEVTADDISKSSDVEIINKNLHIATLTDKDAELDMEITVSQGRGYITTEMRDRKNLEIGEIAIDSIFSPAKNVGFKTENVRVGQITNYDKLILEVVTDGTISPEEAFKQSVQILLNHFNLLMDLVNENKSKKKASADKGEIKEENSDDKGEEEKNEKKETKKKAVKKTAKAKK
- the rpsD gene encoding 30S ribosomal protein S4: MARNLNEKCKQCRREGKKLFLKGDKCSSSKCPLIKRNYPPGMHGVKGQPRLTGYGIQLREKQQAKRMYGLLERQFRNYCKKAVTTKGVTGDNLLRLLETRLDNVIYRLGLAKSRNLARQLVAHAHFTVNNKRADIPSFSVRTGDVIKVKENSKKKNIFAETIKNIKPENIPDWLSWDDKEASAKVVKDPVDDKLRGIINTKMIIEFYSR
- the rpsK gene encoding 30S ribosomal protein S11; protein product: MKKAKKPVKQVTQGRAYIQSTYNNTIVTITDQNGNVLGWSSAGICGFRGPKKATPYAAGIIVASVSEKVRPYGLKDLNVFVKGVGAGREAAIRALNANGFNLLLIKDTTPIPHNGCRPRRARRV
- the rpsM gene encoding 30S ribosomal protein S13, producing MARIAGVNIPINKRVEVALSYIYGIGINNARDILKRTKVNPDTRVKNLTDDEVNKLRSIIEKEYRVEGELRRDIMSNIKRLKEIGSYRGSRHHKGLPVRGQRTKTNSRTVRGNTRRTMGSGKKPAGQKT
- the rpmJ gene encoding 50S ribosomal protein L36; this encodes MKVRASVKKICKDCKIVRRKGRVCVICKIPKHKQRQG